In one Corallococcus silvisoli genomic region, the following are encoded:
- a CDS encoding HEAT repeat domain-containing protein: MSRSLVALSLAVSCLALGGCKKEDPKTPEYWQSSLEGARRPDDRVRVIESMRTSGNVNEQFLPFLHARLSSERKPEVKAAVARALGDLHHPTSLEPLTAALDPGAADVPAQQVNKAVVGALGRIGDARAVPSLVPLLRSKDNYTRIEAIQVLGALKATPAVDSLIQLATDEAAEPFLNKKAIEALGQIGDPRAVPALMRTLTKERRGVSFYVESSFALYQLGAPAAEALLPVLDGKDAELLLWAKAQGVNPASYPMKAAQVLGDLREKRAVPSLVKQLSFTHSDPQIQALVRMQAADALGRMRAPEAVKPLTALVAEPDPTVRDAYVRALTLVGSRDAIPALEKAAGSGDWYAREVAVKGIALIGDAREQPVLAKLAAAEPARTAADCNATGEEGCENPAALGKKRADQLLGYGAVLEAVQACTGNAGCWSQRIPKADAVLLQRAALEVGRAGSAEQGPALAARLTERDTEVRATVIQSVDWLTDAPGAAKKIREAALPALRKQLEDEKGNSNFVRVNEDLRRLLVKLERA, encoded by the coding sequence ATGTCCCGCTCACTCGTCGCCCTGTCCCTGGCGGTGTCCTGCCTCGCACTTGGAGGCTGCAAGAAGGAGGACCCCAAGACGCCGGAGTACTGGCAGTCCAGCCTGGAGGGGGCGCGGCGGCCGGACGACCGGGTGCGAGTGATTGAGTCCATGCGCACGTCGGGCAACGTCAACGAGCAGTTCCTGCCCTTCCTGCACGCGCGCCTGTCCTCGGAGCGCAAGCCGGAGGTGAAGGCGGCGGTGGCCCGGGCGCTGGGCGACCTGCATCACCCGACCTCGCTGGAGCCGCTGACCGCGGCGTTGGACCCGGGGGCGGCGGACGTGCCCGCGCAGCAGGTGAACAAGGCGGTGGTGGGGGCGCTGGGGCGCATCGGGGATGCGCGCGCGGTGCCGTCGCTGGTGCCGCTCCTGCGCAGCAAGGACAACTACACGCGCATCGAGGCCATCCAGGTGCTGGGCGCGCTGAAGGCGACGCCCGCGGTGGATTCGCTCATCCAGCTGGCGACGGACGAGGCCGCGGAGCCCTTCCTCAACAAGAAGGCCATCGAGGCGCTGGGCCAGATTGGCGACCCGCGCGCGGTCCCCGCGCTGATGCGCACGCTGACGAAGGAGCGCCGGGGCGTGTCCTTCTACGTGGAGAGCAGCTTCGCGCTGTACCAGCTGGGCGCGCCCGCCGCGGAGGCGCTGCTGCCGGTGCTGGATGGCAAGGACGCGGAGCTGCTCTTGTGGGCGAAGGCCCAGGGCGTCAACCCCGCCAGCTACCCGATGAAGGCCGCGCAGGTGCTGGGTGACCTGCGGGAGAAGCGCGCGGTGCCGTCGCTGGTGAAGCAGCTGTCGTTCACCCATTCGGATCCGCAGATCCAGGCGCTGGTGCGGATGCAGGCGGCGGACGCGCTCGGGCGCATGCGGGCCCCGGAGGCGGTGAAGCCGCTCACGGCGCTCGTCGCGGAGCCGGACCCCACGGTGCGCGACGCGTACGTGCGGGCGCTGACGCTGGTGGGCAGCCGGGACGCGATTCCCGCGCTGGAGAAGGCGGCGGGCAGCGGGGACTGGTACGCGCGCGAGGTGGCGGTGAAGGGCATCGCGCTGATTGGAGATGCGCGCGAGCAGCCGGTGCTCGCGAAGCTGGCCGCCGCGGAGCCCGCGCGCACCGCGGCGGACTGCAACGCGACGGGCGAGGAGGGTTGCGAGAATCCCGCGGCGCTGGGCAAGAAGCGCGCGGACCAGCTGCTGGGCTATGGGGCCGTGCTGGAGGCGGTCCAGGCGTGTACGGGCAACGCGGGCTGCTGGTCGCAGCGGATCCCCAAGGCGGACGCGGTGCTGTTGCAGCGCGCGGCGCTGGAGGTGGGGCGCGCGGGGAGCGCGGAGCAGGGCCCGGCGCTGGCGGCGCGGCTCACCGAGCGCGACACGGAGGTCCGCGCCACGGTCATCCAGTCCGTGGACTGGCTGACGGACGCGCCCGGCGCGGCGAAGAAGATCCGCGAGGCGGCCCTGCCCGCGCTGAGGAAGCAGTTGGAGGATGAGAAGGGCAACTCCAACTTCGTGCGCGTGAACGAGGACCTGCGCCGGCTGCTGGTCAAGCTGGAGCGGGCCTGA
- a CDS encoding signal protein, whose protein sequence is MAHAEDSRNASRPALARRTYLLDREFQLKYILLLTGMGAGSMLLFGVLAQQVNRMAAEGGLSGEESLWWLTGVATVGLGIALGLFGLLFTHRVAGPVHVMSLYVAALAAGRYPRLRPLRRKDELRAFFARFSEAVDRIRQREADEALALEKALAALKDVATTPEAREALSTLEALRTRKRQAVDTSAPPAAFKSVA, encoded by the coding sequence ATGGCCCATGCCGAAGACAGTCGTAACGCGTCGCGTCCGGCCCTTGCGCGCCGGACGTACCTGCTCGACCGCGAATTCCAGCTCAAATACATCCTTCTGCTCACCGGCATGGGCGCCGGGAGCATGCTGTTGTTCGGCGTGCTCGCGCAGCAGGTGAACCGCATGGCGGCCGAAGGCGGGCTGTCCGGCGAGGAGTCGCTCTGGTGGCTCACCGGCGTCGCCACCGTGGGCCTGGGCATCGCGCTGGGGTTGTTCGGGCTGCTCTTCACGCACCGTGTGGCGGGCCCCGTCCATGTGATGAGCCTCTACGTCGCGGCGCTCGCGGCGGGCCGCTATCCGCGCCTGCGTCCGCTGCGGCGCAAGGACGAGCTGCGCGCCTTCTTCGCGCGCTTCAGCGAGGCGGTGGACCGGATCCGCCAGCGCGAGGCGGACGAAGCGCTGGCGCTGGAGAAGGCCCTGGCGGCGCTCAAGGACGTGGCCACCACGCCCGAGGCGCGCGAGGCCCTGTCCACGCTGGAGGCGCTGCGCACGCGCAAGCGGCAGGCGGTGGACACCTCCGCGCCGCCCGCCGCCTTCAAGTCCGTGGCGTGA
- the fmt gene encoding methionyl-tRNA formyltransferase yields the protein MSRPRIVFMGTPEFAVSSLEACFDVGDVVAVVTQPDKPKGRGNAVTAPPVKERALEKGIPVLQPQKLRTPPFSEELRQYAPDVCVVTAYGKILPKDLLSLPAKGCVNVHASLLPRFRGAAPIQWAIAHGDSETGVSLMVMDEGLDTGPVLAMKRLPIAADETSATLHAKLSALGGDLLRESLPRYLNGELTPQPQPSEGMVLAPIIDKENAKLDFTKPAVELDRRLRAFTPWPGAYTLLSGKVFKVHRMRPAAGKGEPGTVLSAGPEGIEVACGEGSLVFLEVQPEGKRVMRAGDFLSGNKLQPGSQPFTS from the coding sequence ATGAGCCGACCCCGCATCGTCTTCATGGGCACGCCCGAGTTCGCCGTGTCCTCGCTCGAGGCCTGCTTCGACGTGGGTGACGTCGTGGCGGTCGTCACCCAGCCGGACAAGCCCAAGGGCCGTGGCAACGCCGTCACCGCGCCGCCCGTGAAGGAGCGCGCGCTGGAGAAGGGCATCCCCGTGCTCCAGCCGCAGAAGCTGCGCACGCCGCCCTTCTCCGAGGAGCTGCGCCAGTACGCCCCCGACGTCTGCGTGGTGACGGCCTACGGGAAGATCCTCCCCAAGGACCTGCTGTCCCTGCCGGCGAAGGGCTGCGTCAACGTGCACGCGTCGCTCTTGCCGCGCTTCCGGGGCGCCGCGCCCATCCAGTGGGCCATCGCGCACGGCGACAGCGAGACGGGCGTGTCCCTGATGGTGATGGACGAGGGCCTGGACACGGGGCCCGTGCTGGCGATGAAGCGGCTGCCCATCGCCGCGGATGAGACGAGCGCCACGCTGCACGCGAAGCTGTCCGCGCTGGGCGGAGACCTCCTGCGGGAGTCCCTGCCGCGCTATCTCAACGGGGAGCTGACGCCCCAGCCCCAGCCCTCCGAGGGCATGGTGCTGGCGCCCATCATCGACAAGGAGAACGCGAAGCTGGACTTCACGAAGCCGGCGGTGGAGCTGGACCGACGGCTGCGCGCCTTCACCCCGTGGCCCGGCGCGTACACGCTGCTGTCGGGCAAGGTCTTCAAGGTGCACCGGATGCGGCCCGCCGCGGGAAAAGGCGAGCCCGGCACGGTGTTGTCCGCGGGGCCGGAGGGCATCGAGGTCGCGTGCGGCGAGGGCTCGCTCGTCTTCCTGGAGGTCCAGCCAGAGGGCAAGCGGGTGATGCGCGCGGGCGACTTCTTGTCCGGCAACAAATTGCAGCCGGGCAGTCAGCCGTTCACGTCGTGA
- a CDS encoding type II 3-dehydroquinate dehydratase: protein MGMKLLVLHGPNLNLLGEREDVAGGRLADLDAALRAKAKQLGLELTIVQSNHEGVLIDTLHAERKRVEGVLINPAGLFTSYALKEALEAVGLPAIEVLLKPPARESVVAEACAMQVLGLHGFDPYIQALETFASGIFHPAIPGPLKTLGRRKGKGGGEEEERPRPKLVGRVHPLKGGDPAPVAAPARSLARTAEAGGPLKTLGRKAASSTEAKQEGRAGKSLGRAAKAGGLPASDLLTRALVRQKIADRLAGRLSEAELATWARAKYQQVQRGEPAESGHRELLEDSLQSLTLSHLPATRMSDEQLVDLMTRLEEG, encoded by the coding sequence ATGGGCATGAAGCTGTTGGTGTTGCACGGGCCGAACCTCAACCTCCTGGGGGAGCGCGAGGACGTCGCGGGGGGCCGGCTGGCGGACCTGGACGCGGCGCTGCGCGCGAAGGCGAAGCAGCTGGGGCTGGAGCTGACCATCGTCCAGTCCAACCACGAAGGCGTCCTCATCGACACGCTGCACGCCGAGCGCAAGCGGGTGGAGGGCGTCCTCATCAACCCGGCGGGCCTCTTCACGTCCTACGCGTTGAAGGAGGCGCTGGAGGCGGTGGGCCTGCCCGCCATCGAGGTGCTGCTCAAGCCGCCCGCCCGCGAGTCCGTGGTGGCCGAGGCGTGCGCGATGCAGGTGCTGGGGCTGCACGGGTTCGACCCGTACATCCAGGCCCTGGAGACCTTCGCGAGCGGCATCTTCCACCCCGCCATCCCCGGGCCGCTGAAGACGCTGGGCCGCCGCAAGGGCAAGGGCGGTGGGGAGGAGGAGGAGCGCCCCAGGCCGAAGCTGGTGGGCCGCGTGCACCCGCTCAAGGGCGGGGATCCGGCGCCAGTGGCCGCGCCCGCGCGCTCCCTGGCGCGCACGGCGGAGGCCGGAGGGCCGCTGAAGACGCTGGGCCGCAAGGCCGCGTCCTCCACCGAAGCGAAGCAGGAGGGCCGGGCGGGCAAGTCCCTGGGGCGCGCGGCGAAGGCGGGGGGCCTGCCCGCGTCGGACCTGCTCACGCGGGCGCTCGTGCGCCAGAAGATCGCGGACCGGCTGGCGGGGCGGCTCAGTGAAGCGGAGCTGGCCACCTGGGCCCGCGCGAAGTATCAGCAGGTCCAGCGTGGTGAGCCGGCGGAGAGCGGCCACCGCGAGCTGCTGGAGGACAGCCTCCAGAGCCTCACCTTGTCCCATCTTCCCGCGACCCGGATGTCGGACGAGCAACTGGTGGACCTGATGACCCGGCTGGAAGAAGGATGA
- the rsmB gene encoding 16S rRNA (cytosine(967)-C(5))-methyltransferase RsmB, which produces MNARILAINILSRVRATDAYLNVVLDTVLSETPPKDPRDAGFVTELAYGTTRRQLALDYAITRFADRKLDALEDKVLAALRVGAYQLFHTRVPARAAVAETVQALKDVGLGRAAGFTNAILRKLSELPSPPLPARTDAVEYLSVRESHPRWLVERWIRQFGRERAEAMLVANNLPPAVVVRANTSKVTRDALLAQLKDVGVDARPTESSPVGIILPSVGRVEDVYGYAEGLWQVQDEAAQLVGVYGAIPESARVLDACAAPGGKACHQAETHDVVAVDLHANKLRKIEGEAQRLGLSGRLKAFAHDAAEPFPEAWGEFHAVVVDAPCSGLGTLRRHPELRYRRKEEDVARLAALQRRILENCQEAVPPGGLLVYAVCTPEPQEGQDQVDMFLRSHPEWTAEPPVLPGLKLPLAQAWLRTLPGPEGYDGFFAARLRKLY; this is translated from the coding sequence ATGAACGCCCGTATCCTCGCCATCAACATCCTGTCGCGCGTGCGCGCCACGGATGCCTACCTCAACGTGGTGCTGGACACGGTGCTGTCGGAGACGCCGCCCAAGGACCCGCGCGACGCGGGGTTCGTCACCGAGCTGGCCTACGGCACCACCCGGCGGCAGCTCGCGCTGGACTACGCCATCACCCGCTTCGCGGACCGCAAGCTGGACGCCCTGGAGGACAAGGTGCTGGCGGCGCTGCGCGTCGGCGCGTACCAGCTCTTCCACACCCGCGTGCCCGCGCGGGCCGCCGTGGCGGAGACCGTCCAGGCCCTGAAGGACGTGGGCCTGGGGCGCGCGGCGGGCTTCACCAACGCCATCCTGCGCAAGCTGTCGGAGCTGCCCTCGCCGCCCCTGCCCGCGCGGACGGACGCGGTGGAGTACCTGTCCGTGCGCGAGAGCCACCCCCGCTGGCTGGTGGAGCGGTGGATCCGCCAGTTCGGCCGGGAGCGCGCCGAGGCGATGCTCGTGGCCAACAACCTGCCGCCCGCCGTCGTCGTGCGCGCCAACACCTCCAAGGTGACGCGCGACGCGCTGCTCGCCCAGCTCAAGGACGTGGGCGTGGACGCGCGCCCCACGGAGTCCTCGCCCGTGGGCATCATCCTGCCGTCCGTGGGCCGGGTGGAGGACGTGTACGGCTACGCGGAGGGGCTGTGGCAGGTGCAGGACGAGGCCGCGCAGCTCGTGGGCGTCTACGGCGCCATCCCGGAGTCCGCGCGCGTGCTGGACGCGTGCGCCGCGCCGGGCGGCAAGGCCTGCCACCAGGCGGAGACGCACGACGTCGTCGCGGTGGACCTGCACGCCAACAAGCTGCGCAAGATTGAAGGGGAGGCCCAGCGGCTGGGGCTGTCCGGCCGGCTGAAGGCGTTCGCGCACGACGCCGCGGAGCCCTTCCCCGAGGCCTGGGGCGAGTTCCACGCGGTGGTGGTGGACGCGCCGTGCTCGGGGCTGGGCACGCTGCGCCGCCACCCGGAGCTGAGGTACCGGCGCAAGGAGGAGGACGTGGCGCGGCTGGCGGCGCTCCAGCGGCGCATCCTGGAGAACTGCCAGGAAGCGGTGCCGCCCGGCGGACTGCTCGTCTACGCCGTGTGCACGCCGGAGCCGCAGGAGGGCCAGGACCAGGTGGACATGTTCCTGAGGAGCCACCCGGAGTGGACGGCGGAGCCGCCCGTGCTGCCGGGGCTCAAGCTGCCGCTCGCCCAGGCGTGGCTGCGCACGCTGCCGGGGCCGGAGGGCTACGACGGCTTCTTCGCCGCCCGGCTGCGCAAGCTGTACTGA
- a CDS encoding LysR family transcriptional regulator codes for MQLESLKMFCDVVETGSFSRAAQLNHVTQSAVSQQIRALENRYEQKLLSRSARQVTPTPAGERLFRGCKEILARFAEVEQEIREQATEVQGATTVSTIYSVGLHELNAVQKQLLKTHPKVNMRLNYRRNDQVYDDVILGAAEIGIVAYPQPRAGVDILPFRDDKLAVVCAPNHSFATKAKVSLTALSGVPFIAFDREAPTRKALDRLFREKNIDITPVMEMDNVETIKRAVEMGLGVAILPLATAHAEIKGGSLMAKPFAEGPVSRPIGLLIRKGKYLDRASAAVLEAFKQAALIPQED; via the coding sequence ATGCAGCTCGAATCGTTGAAGATGTTCTGTGACGTGGTCGAGACGGGCTCGTTCTCGCGCGCGGCGCAGCTCAATCACGTGACCCAGTCGGCGGTGAGCCAGCAGATCCGCGCGCTGGAGAACCGCTACGAGCAGAAGCTGCTCTCGCGCAGCGCGCGGCAGGTGACGCCCACGCCGGCGGGCGAGCGCCTGTTCCGGGGCTGCAAGGAGATCCTGGCGCGCTTCGCGGAGGTGGAGCAGGAGATCCGCGAGCAGGCGACGGAGGTCCAGGGCGCGACCACCGTGTCCACCATCTATTCGGTGGGCCTGCACGAGCTGAACGCGGTGCAGAAGCAGCTCCTGAAGACGCACCCCAAGGTCAACATGCGCCTGAACTACCGGCGCAATGATCAGGTGTACGACGACGTCATCCTGGGCGCGGCGGAGATTGGCATCGTGGCCTATCCGCAGCCGCGCGCGGGCGTGGACATCCTGCCGTTCCGCGACGACAAGCTGGCGGTGGTGTGCGCGCCCAACCACTCGTTCGCCACCAAGGCGAAGGTGAGCCTCACCGCGCTGTCGGGCGTGCCCTTCATCGCCTTCGACCGGGAGGCCCCCACGCGCAAGGCATTGGACCGCCTGTTCCGCGAGAAGAACATCGACATCACGCCGGTGATGGAGATGGACAACGTGGAGACCATCAAGCGCGCGGTGGAGATGGGCCTGGGCGTGGCCATCCTCCCGCTCGCCACGGCCCACGCGGAGATCAAGGGCGGCTCGCTGATGGCGAAGCCCTTCGCGGAGGGGCCCGTGTCGCGCCCCATCGGCCTGCTCATCCGCAAGGGCAAGTACCTGGACCGCGCGTCCGCCGCGGTGCTGGAGGCCTTCAAGCAGGCCGCCCTGATTCCGCAGGAGGACTGA
- a CDS encoding MJ1255/VC2487 family glycosyltransferase: MRILYGVVGEGMGHATRSRVLLEALTKEHEVHIVVSGRAQSYLAQRFQNVHGIWGLTIAYEGNSVKKWQTVLQNLQGAVKGWPQNVRQYFDLVEGFKPDVVVSDFETFSYLFAKNHRLPVISVDNMQVINRCQHEPALLAGHEESFEATRAIVKAKLPGAFHYLATTFFYPPVRKRRTTLAPSILRPEILAAKPERGEHLLVYQTATTNTHLPEILKQSGVPCRVYGLRRDLKEDVVEGNLTYRPFSEAGFIDDLRTARAVVAGGGYTLMSEAVYLHKPLLSIPVGGQFEQVLNALYLEKLGYGMYVKELSLDALKTFLSRVPACEEALKGYEQEGNTKMLAALNEQLGQAYEHRGHWRMELAEMDGKA, from the coding sequence ATGCGAATCCTGTACGGGGTCGTCGGCGAAGGGATGGGGCACGCGACGCGCTCGCGCGTGCTGCTCGAGGCGCTGACGAAGGAGCACGAGGTCCACATCGTGGTGTCGGGGCGGGCGCAGAGCTACCTGGCCCAGCGCTTCCAGAACGTGCACGGCATCTGGGGGCTGACCATCGCCTACGAGGGGAACTCGGTGAAGAAATGGCAGACGGTGCTGCAGAACCTGCAGGGCGCCGTGAAGGGCTGGCCGCAGAACGTGCGCCAGTACTTCGACCTGGTGGAGGGCTTCAAGCCGGACGTGGTGGTGAGCGACTTCGAGACGTTCAGCTACCTGTTCGCGAAGAACCACCGGCTGCCCGTCATCAGCGTGGACAACATGCAGGTCATCAACCGCTGTCAGCATGAGCCGGCGCTGCTCGCTGGCCACGAGGAGAGCTTCGAGGCCACGCGCGCCATCGTGAAGGCGAAGCTGCCCGGGGCCTTCCACTACCTGGCCACGACGTTCTTCTACCCGCCCGTGCGCAAGCGCCGCACCACGCTGGCGCCGTCCATCCTCCGGCCGGAAATCCTGGCGGCGAAGCCGGAGCGGGGCGAGCACCTGCTCGTGTACCAGACGGCGACCACGAACACGCACCTGCCCGAAATCCTCAAGCAGTCCGGCGTGCCGTGCCGCGTGTATGGCCTGCGGCGCGACCTGAAGGAAGACGTGGTGGAGGGCAACCTCACCTACCGGCCCTTCAGCGAGGCGGGCTTCATCGACGACCTGCGCACCGCGCGGGCCGTGGTGGCGGGCGGCGGCTACACGCTGATGAGCGAGGCCGTCTACCTGCACAAGCCGCTCCTGAGCATCCCGGTGGGGGGCCAGTTCGAGCAGGTCCTCAATGCCCTGTACCTGGAGAAGCTGGGGTACGGGATGTATGTGAAGGAATTGAGCCTGGACGCGCTGAAGACGTTCCTGTCGCGCGTGCCCGCCTGCGAGGAGGCCCTGAAGGGCTACGAGCAGGAGGGGAACACGAAGATGCTCGCCGCCCTCAACGAACAGCTGGGGCAGGCGTACGAGCACCGCGGCCACTGGCGCATGGAGCTGGCGGAGATGGACGGCAAGGCCTGA
- a CDS encoding SDR family NAD(P)-dependent oxidoreductase: protein MAERRHTERKGFSLGALAAGVGAAVGLSRVLRPRFSFRGRTVIITGGSRGLGLVMARLFSKEGARVAICGRDPESLQRARADLERGGGEVLALRCDVRDQVQVDAMVGAVHERWGAVDVLVNNAGVIMVGPLESMTLEDFEEAVDVHLWGPLYTTLAVAPAMKARGEGRIVNIASVGGRVSVPHLVPYSASKFALVGLSEGLRTELAQDGILVTTACPGLMRTGSPRNASFKGDHEKEYAWFHVSDSMLGVSMSAERAARRIIEACRRGDAEALVGLPAKLATVGRALAPNLTARVLDAANRLLPQDSNPDRHRGSDSETPLTRSWLTELSRRAAERNNENEVSLH from the coding sequence ATGGCCGAACGACGTCACACCGAGCGAAAGGGCTTCTCCCTGGGCGCGCTGGCCGCGGGGGTGGGCGCCGCCGTGGGGCTCTCGCGCGTGCTCCGCCCCCGCTTCAGCTTCCGAGGACGGACGGTGATCATCACCGGCGGCTCCCGGGGGCTGGGGCTGGTGATGGCGCGCCTGTTCTCGAAGGAGGGGGCGCGGGTGGCCATCTGCGGCCGCGACCCGGAGTCGCTCCAGCGGGCCCGCGCGGACCTGGAGCGCGGCGGGGGCGAGGTGCTGGCCCTCCGCTGCGACGTGCGCGACCAGGTGCAGGTGGACGCGATGGTGGGCGCGGTCCACGAGCGGTGGGGCGCGGTGGACGTGCTCGTCAACAACGCGGGCGTCATCATGGTGGGCCCGCTGGAGTCCATGACGTTGGAGGACTTCGAGGAGGCGGTGGACGTCCACCTGTGGGGCCCGCTGTACACGACGCTCGCGGTGGCGCCAGCGATGAAGGCGCGCGGCGAGGGCCGCATCGTCAACATCGCCTCCGTCGGAGGCAGGGTGAGCGTGCCGCACCTGGTGCCGTACTCCGCCAGCAAGTTCGCGCTGGTGGGCCTGTCGGAGGGCCTGCGCACGGAGCTGGCCCAGGACGGCATCCTCGTGACGACGGCGTGCCCGGGCCTGATGCGCACGGGGAGCCCGCGCAACGCGTCCTTCAAGGGGGACCACGAGAAGGAGTACGCGTGGTTCCACGTGAGCGATTCGATGCTGGGCGTGTCGATGAGCGCCGAGCGCGCGGCGCGACGAATCATCGAAGCGTGCCGCCGGGGGGACGCGGAGGCCCTGGTGGGCCTGCCCGCGAAGCTCGCCACGGTGGGCCGGGCCCTGGCGCCCAACCTCACCGCGCGCGTGCTGGACGCCGCCAACCGCCTGCTGCCCCAGGACAGCAACCCGGACCGCCACCGGGGCAGCGACAGCGAGACGCCCCTCACCCGCTCCTGGTTGACGGAGCTGAGCCGCCGCGCGGCGGAGCGCAACAACGAGAACGAGGTGTCCCTGCACTGA
- a CDS encoding peroxiredoxin family protein — MASKKIPLTLLDPDGGWVNAPVHVSELDGLPVLLHFWTMDCEDCAAQFEAVNQWVVEYGPRGLKVIGVDVTHSDTELRDTNRVEGFAREHGLRYPIAMDDGSMAKAYGVDKHPAFLLFGPDGRLKNRVCGKDALRRVRALLKDLPGQEPPALSGEVSREQEDSSVASP, encoded by the coding sequence ATGGCCTCGAAGAAAATCCCGCTCACCCTCCTGGACCCGGATGGCGGCTGGGTGAACGCCCCCGTCCACGTCTCGGAGCTCGATGGACTGCCCGTCCTGCTGCACTTCTGGACCATGGACTGCGAGGACTGCGCCGCGCAGTTCGAAGCGGTGAACCAGTGGGTCGTGGAGTACGGCCCCAGGGGCCTGAAGGTCATTGGCGTGGACGTCACCCACTCCGACACGGAGCTGCGGGACACCAACCGGGTGGAGGGCTTCGCCCGCGAGCACGGCCTGCGCTACCCCATCGCCATGGACGACGGCTCCATGGCCAAGGCGTACGGCGTGGACAAGCACCCGGCCTTCCTCCTCTTCGGCCCGGATGGGCGGCTGAAGAACCGCGTCTGCGGCAAGGACGCCCTGCGCCGCGTCCGCGCGCTGCTCAAGGACCTTCCGGGCCAGGAGCCTCCGGCGCTCTCCGGCGAGGTGTCCCGCGAGCAGGAGGACTCGTCCGTGGCCAGCCCGTAG
- a CDS encoding aminotransferase class I/II-fold pyridoxal phosphate-dependent enzyme, giving the protein MHIPDFELERYFARWEFAAPYLLCASDVEGWRMADLLALASPEDRARWDGLTLGYTETPGLPALREAIAGMYPGLSADDILTFAGAQEALFVAMNVQLGPGTHAVVTWPGYQSLYEVARATGADVTLLRLREEDGWALDLDALTAALRPDTRMVVVNFPHNPTGSLPDRATFQRLCALCEARGIPLFSDEVYRLLEYDPGHTLPPAASCFARGVSLGVMSKAFGMAGLRVGWLATRDAALLARCRAFKDYTSLCNSAPSELLSLIALRARERVLARSRDLLTANLALLDGFFARHADTFHWVRPRAGSVAFPRLLRNIPVARFTESLITREGVLLLPGDVYAFPGNHFRLGLGRANLPEALGRLERFVHDGALDALG; this is encoded by the coding sequence ATGCACATCCCCGACTTCGAGCTGGAGCGGTACTTCGCGCGCTGGGAGTTCGCCGCGCCCTACCTGCTGTGCGCCTCCGACGTGGAGGGCTGGCGCATGGCGGACCTGCTCGCGCTCGCGTCGCCGGAGGACCGCGCCCGCTGGGACGGCCTGACGCTCGGCTACACGGAGACCCCCGGCCTGCCCGCGCTGCGCGAGGCCATCGCCGGGATGTACCCGGGGCTGTCCGCCGACGACATCCTCACCTTCGCGGGCGCGCAGGAGGCGCTGTTCGTCGCGATGAACGTCCAGCTGGGCCCGGGCACGCACGCCGTCGTCACCTGGCCGGGCTACCAGTCGCTGTACGAAGTGGCGCGCGCCACCGGCGCGGACGTGACGCTGCTGCGCCTGCGCGAAGAGGACGGCTGGGCGCTGGACCTGGACGCGCTCACGGCGGCGCTGCGCCCCGACACGCGCATGGTCGTCGTGAACTTCCCCCACAACCCCACGGGCTCGCTGCCGGACCGCGCCACCTTCCAGCGGCTGTGCGCGCTCTGCGAGGCCCGCGGCATCCCCCTGTTCTCCGACGAGGTGTACCGCCTGCTGGAGTACGATCCGGGCCACACGCTGCCGCCCGCCGCGTCGTGCTTCGCGCGGGGCGTGAGCCTGGGCGTGATGTCCAAGGCGTTTGGCATGGCGGGGCTGCGCGTGGGTTGGCTCGCGACCCGGGACGCGGCGCTGCTCGCGCGCTGCCGCGCCTTCAAGGACTACACCTCGCTCTGCAACAGCGCCCCCAGCGAGCTCTTGTCCCTCATCGCCCTGCGCGCCCGCGAGCGCGTCCTCGCGCGCAGCCGCGACCTGCTCACCGCGAACCTGGCGCTGCTGGACGGCTTCTTCGCCCGCCACGCGGACACCTTCCACTGGGTGCGCCCGCGCGCCGGCAGTGTGGCCTTCCCGCGCCTGCTGCGAAACATCCCCGTGGCACGTTTCACTGAGTCACTGATTACCCGTGAGGGTGTGTTGTTGTTGCCGGGCGACGTGTATGCCTTTCCCGGCAACCACTTCCGCCTGGGCCTGGGCCGCGCCAACCTGCCGGAAGCACTGGGGCGGCTGGAGCGCTTCGTTCACGACGGCGCCCTGGACGCGTTGGGCTGA